The Castanea sativa cultivar Marrone di Chiusa Pesio chromosome 11, ASM4071231v1 genome contains a region encoding:
- the LOC142615756 gene encoding phospholipid-transporting ATPase 1 isoform X1 — MTSERPLLIPSPRVPNTQDLFTVPVLLDLFKSNSGHPSGMETKNSAENSSSVEATLNSSSSRRSILSSHSKASGNSIREVSFADFGSKPVRHGSRGADSEGLSTSQKEISDEDARLIYINDPVKTNEKFEFAGNSVRTSKYSFITFLPKNIFEQFHRVAYIYFLAIAILNQLPQLAVFGRGVSILPLAFVLSVTAIKDAYEDYRRHRSDRIENNRIASVLVNNQFQPKKWKDIRVGEIIKIHASETLPCDMVLLSTSDPTGVAYVQTVNLDGESNLKTRYAKHETLFKMPEKEKVIGLIKCEKPNRNIYGFHANMEVDGRRLSLGPSNIILRGCELKNTEWGIGVAVYAGRETKAMLNNSGAPSKRSRLETHMNIEIIILSLFLVALCTVVSACALAWLLRHKNELNYLPYYRKKDLMGKDYNYYGVGLEILFTFLMSVIVFQIMIPISLYISMELVRVGQAYFMIRDTEMYDEASNSRFQCRSLNINEDLGQIKYVFSDKTGTLTENKMEFQRVSIWGVDYSGAKSQIEPVGYSVQVEGKVIKPKMNVKTDPELLQLSERRNDTKEGRHVYDFFLALAACNTIVPLVTDTSDPTVKMIDYQGESPDEQALVYAAAAYGFMLIERTSGYIVIDIQGERQRFNVLGLHEFDSDRKRMSVILGCPDKSVKVFVKGADSSMFGVIDKSLNKNILHATESHLHDYSSLGLRTLVVGMRQLSASEFEQWHSSFEEASTAVIGRAALLRKVASAVENNLCILGASAIEDKLQQGVPEAIESLRMAGIKVWVLTGDKQETAISIGYSSRLLTSKMTQIIINNNSKESCRKSLEDAIVMSKKLTTVAGVTDNTGGSSEASPTPVALIIDGTSLVYILDSELEEQLFQLASKCSVVLCCRVAPLQKAGIVALVKNRTADMTLAIGDGANDVSMIQMADVGIGISGQEGRQAVMASDFSMGQFRFLVPLLLVHGHWNYQRMGYMILYNFYRNAVMVFVLFWFVLFTAFTLTTAINEWSSMLYSIIYTSLPTIVVGILDKDLSRKTLLKYPQLYGAGQRHECYNTKLFWLTMVDTIWQSVAIFFIPLLAYWGSSIDISSLGDLWILAVVILVNLHLAIDVIRWNWTTHAAIWGSIIATFICVTVIDALPFLIGYWAIFDVAKTATFWLCLLACVIVGLIPRFVVKYLYQYYSPCDVQIAREAEKFGNLREVGDVQIEMNAILGPQRR; from the exons ATGACCTCTGAGCGTCCCCTTTTGATTCCATCTCCTAGAGTTCCCAATACCCAAGATTTATTCACTGTTCCCGTTTTGTTAGATCTATTTAAATCCAATTCTGGCCACCCTTCCGGAATGGAAACGAAAAACTCAGCTGAGAATTCATCAAGTGTGGAGGCCACACTCAATTCCTCCTCATCAAGAAGAAGTATTTTGTCCTCTCATTCCAAGGCCTCCGGGAATTCCATTAGGGAAGTGAGTTTTGCTGATTTTGGATCGAAGCCGGTGAGACATGGCTCAAGAGGGGCTGATTCTGAAGGGCTTAGTACGTCCCAGAAGGAAATTAGTGATGAAGATGCAAGGTTGATTTATATAAATGATCCTGTGAAGACAAATGAGAAGTTTGAATTTGCCGGGAATTCTGTAAGGACTTCCAAGTATTCgtttattacttttttgccaAAGAATATTTTTGAACAATTTCATAGAGTTGCATACATATATTTCCTTGCGATTGCTATACTTAATCAGCTCCCCCAGCTGGCTGTTTTTGGTCGGGGAGTCTCAATTTTGCCATTGGCCTTTGTTCTATCAGTTACGGCGATTAAGGATGCCTATGAGGACTATAGACGGCATAGGTCAGACAGAATTGAGAATAACCGGATAGCATCTGTTCTTGTTAATAATCAGTTCCAGCCTAAAAAATGGAAGGATATCAGAGTTGGtgaaatcatcaaaattcatgCAAGCGAAACTCTTCCTTGTGATATGGTGCTGCTCTCCACTAGTGACCCGACTGGAGTTGCGTATGTGCAGACAGTTAATTTGGATGGGGAGTCGAATTTGAAGACTCGGTATGCAAAACACGAGACCCTATTTAAGATGCCTGAAAAGGAGAAAGTTATTGGATTGATTAAGTGTGAGAAACCGAATAGGAATATTTATGGTTTTCATGCAAACATGGAAGTCGATGGGAGGAGGCTGTCACTTGGACCGTCCAATATTATTCTTCGAGGTTGTGAGCTCAAGAATACTGAATGGGGCATTGGTGTTGCGGTGTATGCTGGGCGTGAGACCAAAGCTATGCTCAACAACTCAGGAGCTCCATCTAAGAGGAGTCGGCTTGAGACCCATATGAACATTGAGATCATAATActctctttgtttcttgttGCTTTGTGTACTGTTGTCTCTGCCTGTGCCCTTGCTTGGTTGCTGCGCCACAAGAACGAATTAAATTACTTGCCTTATTACAGAAAAAAGGATCTTATGGGGAAAGACTATAACTATTATGGAGTGGGATTGGAGATTTTATTCACATTCCTCATGTCAGTTATTGTGTTCCAGATCATGATCCCTATTTCTCTATACATTTCCATGGAGCTTGTTCGTGTTGGTCAGGCTTACTTCATGATCCGAGATACCGAAATGTATGATGAGGCATCAAATTCAAGATTTCAGTGCAGGTCTTTGAATATAAATGAAGATTTAGGACAAATAAAGTACGTATTCTCGGATAAAACTGGTACACTTACAGAGAACAAGATGGAATTTCAACGTGTAAGCATATGGGGAGTAGATTACAGTGGTGCTAAATCTCAAATTGAGCCAGTTGGATACTCTGTTCAAG TGGAGGGGAAGGTCATAAAGCCAAAGATGAACGTCAAGACTGACCCAGAACTTTTACAATTATCAGAAAGAAGAAATGACACAAAAGAAGGCAGACATGTTTATGATTTCTTCCTTGCATTAGCAGCATGCAATACAATTGTGCCTCTTGTTACAGACACATCTGATCCTACTGTGAAGATGATAGATTACCAAGGGGAGTCTCCTGATGAACAAGCATTGGTGTATGCTGCTGCTGCCTACGGTTTTATGCTTATAGAACGAACCTCTGGCTATATAGTTATCGATATTCAAGGAGAAAGGCAAAG GTTCAATGTTTTGGGTTTGCATGAGTTCGATAGTGACCGGAAGAGGATGTCAGTTATATTGGGCTGCCCTGACAAGAGTGTGAAAGTCTTTGTTAAAGGTGCTGACTCATCCATGTTTGGTGTGATAGATAAATCTTTGAACAAGAACATACTGCATGCAACTGAATCCCATCTTCATGATTACTCCTCACTGGGTTTGAGGACACTTGTTGTTGGGATGCGGCAGCTGAGTGCTTCAGAATTCGAGCAGTGGCACTCTTCCTTTGAGGAAGCAAGCACTGCTGTAATTGGTAGAGCTGCTTTGCTTCGAAAGGTTGCTAGTGCTGTTGAGAACAATCTGTGCATACTGGGTGCTTCTGCTATTGAAGATAAACTGCAACAAGGGGTGCCAGAAGCCATAGAATCTCTCAGAATGGCAGGGATTAAAGTATGGGTTTTGACTGGGGACAAGCAAGAAACTGCCATATCAATTGGGTACTCCTCTAGGCTCCTGACAAGTAAGATGACCcagataataattaataacaattCTAAAGAGTCATGTAGAAAGAGTTTGGAAGATGCCATTGTCATGTCTAAGAAGCTCACGACTGTTGCTGGGGTCACAGACAATACCGGAGGAAGTTCTGAAGCTAGTCCAACTCCAGTGGCCTTGATTATTGATGGTACCAGCCTTGTTTATATTCTTGACAGTGAACTTGAAGAACAG CTCTTTCAACTGGCTAGTAAATGTTCTGTGGTGCTATGTTGTCGAGTGGCTCCATTGCAAAAGGCTGGAATAGTAGCCCTCGTGAAGAACAGGACTGCTGACATGACACTTGCCATTGGGGATG GTGCCAATGATGTTTCAATGATCCAAATGGCTGATGTGGGAATTGGAATCAGTGGCCAAGAGGGTAGGCAAGCTGTAATGGCATCAGATTTTTCGATGGGGCAGTTCAGATTCTTAGTTCCCCTTTTATTGGTCCATGGGCATTGGAATTACCAGCGGATGGGCTACATGATATTATATAACTTTTACAGGAATGCAGTGAtggtttttgtattattttg GTTTGTGCTCTTTACTGCTTTCACCTTGACAACTGCAATTAATGAATGGAGCAGCATGTTGTATTCTATAATCTATACTTCATTGCCTACTATTGTTGTTGGAATTCTTGACAAGGACCTAAGTAGGAAGACTCTTCTAAAGTATCCTCAGCTTTATGGGGCTGGGCAAAGGCATGAGTGCTACAACACAAAGTTGTTTTGGCTAACAATGGTTGACACTATCTGGCAAAGTGTAGCTATCTTCTTTATCCCTCTCTTAGCATACTGGGGTAGTAGCATTGATATATCAAGTCTAGGAGATCTTTGGATACTTGCAGTGGTTATATTGGTTAATCTACACTTGGCCATTGACGTTATCAGGTGGAATTGGACTACTCATGCAGCCATTTGGGGTTCTATAATTGCTACTTTCATTTGTGTCACTGTCATTGATGCTTTACCCTTTCTTATTGGTTACTG GGCAATCTTTGATGTCGCGAAAACTGCAACGTTTTGGTTATGCTTGCTTGCATGCGTCATAGTAGGCCTAATTCCTcgttttgttgtaaaataccTTTATCAATATTATAGTCCTTGTGATGTTCAGATCGCAAGAGAAGCTGAGAAGTTTGGGAATCTGAGGGAGGTTGGAGATGTACAAATAGAAATGAATGCTATCCTGGGTCCTCAACGGAGATGA
- the LOC142615756 gene encoding phospholipid-transporting ATPase 1 isoform X2, translating into METKNSAENSSSVEATLNSSSSRRSILSSHSKASGNSIREVSFADFGSKPVRHGSRGADSEGLSTSQKEISDEDARLIYINDPVKTNEKFEFAGNSVRTSKYSFITFLPKNIFEQFHRVAYIYFLAIAILNQLPQLAVFGRGVSILPLAFVLSVTAIKDAYEDYRRHRSDRIENNRIASVLVNNQFQPKKWKDIRVGEIIKIHASETLPCDMVLLSTSDPTGVAYVQTVNLDGESNLKTRYAKHETLFKMPEKEKVIGLIKCEKPNRNIYGFHANMEVDGRRLSLGPSNIILRGCELKNTEWGIGVAVYAGRETKAMLNNSGAPSKRSRLETHMNIEIIILSLFLVALCTVVSACALAWLLRHKNELNYLPYYRKKDLMGKDYNYYGVGLEILFTFLMSVIVFQIMIPISLYISMELVRVGQAYFMIRDTEMYDEASNSRFQCRSLNINEDLGQIKYVFSDKTGTLTENKMEFQRVSIWGVDYSGAKSQIEPVGYSVQVEGKVIKPKMNVKTDPELLQLSERRNDTKEGRHVYDFFLALAACNTIVPLVTDTSDPTVKMIDYQGESPDEQALVYAAAAYGFMLIERTSGYIVIDIQGERQRFNVLGLHEFDSDRKRMSVILGCPDKSVKVFVKGADSSMFGVIDKSLNKNILHATESHLHDYSSLGLRTLVVGMRQLSASEFEQWHSSFEEASTAVIGRAALLRKVASAVENNLCILGASAIEDKLQQGVPEAIESLRMAGIKVWVLTGDKQETAISIGYSSRLLTSKMTQIIINNNSKESCRKSLEDAIVMSKKLTTVAGVTDNTGGSSEASPTPVALIIDGTSLVYILDSELEEQLFQLASKCSVVLCCRVAPLQKAGIVALVKNRTADMTLAIGDGANDVSMIQMADVGIGISGQEGRQAVMASDFSMGQFRFLVPLLLVHGHWNYQRMGYMILYNFYRNAVMVFVLFWFVLFTAFTLTTAINEWSSMLYSIIYTSLPTIVVGILDKDLSRKTLLKYPQLYGAGQRHECYNTKLFWLTMVDTIWQSVAIFFIPLLAYWGSSIDISSLGDLWILAVVILVNLHLAIDVIRWNWTTHAAIWGSIIATFICVTVIDALPFLIGYWAIFDVAKTATFWLCLLACVIVGLIPRFVVKYLYQYYSPCDVQIAREAEKFGNLREVGDVQIEMNAILGPQRR; encoded by the exons ATGGAAACGAAAAACTCAGCTGAGAATTCATCAAGTGTGGAGGCCACACTCAATTCCTCCTCATCAAGAAGAAGTATTTTGTCCTCTCATTCCAAGGCCTCCGGGAATTCCATTAGGGAAGTGAGTTTTGCTGATTTTGGATCGAAGCCGGTGAGACATGGCTCAAGAGGGGCTGATTCTGAAGGGCTTAGTACGTCCCAGAAGGAAATTAGTGATGAAGATGCAAGGTTGATTTATATAAATGATCCTGTGAAGACAAATGAGAAGTTTGAATTTGCCGGGAATTCTGTAAGGACTTCCAAGTATTCgtttattacttttttgccaAAGAATATTTTTGAACAATTTCATAGAGTTGCATACATATATTTCCTTGCGATTGCTATACTTAATCAGCTCCCCCAGCTGGCTGTTTTTGGTCGGGGAGTCTCAATTTTGCCATTGGCCTTTGTTCTATCAGTTACGGCGATTAAGGATGCCTATGAGGACTATAGACGGCATAGGTCAGACAGAATTGAGAATAACCGGATAGCATCTGTTCTTGTTAATAATCAGTTCCAGCCTAAAAAATGGAAGGATATCAGAGTTGGtgaaatcatcaaaattcatgCAAGCGAAACTCTTCCTTGTGATATGGTGCTGCTCTCCACTAGTGACCCGACTGGAGTTGCGTATGTGCAGACAGTTAATTTGGATGGGGAGTCGAATTTGAAGACTCGGTATGCAAAACACGAGACCCTATTTAAGATGCCTGAAAAGGAGAAAGTTATTGGATTGATTAAGTGTGAGAAACCGAATAGGAATATTTATGGTTTTCATGCAAACATGGAAGTCGATGGGAGGAGGCTGTCACTTGGACCGTCCAATATTATTCTTCGAGGTTGTGAGCTCAAGAATACTGAATGGGGCATTGGTGTTGCGGTGTATGCTGGGCGTGAGACCAAAGCTATGCTCAACAACTCAGGAGCTCCATCTAAGAGGAGTCGGCTTGAGACCCATATGAACATTGAGATCATAATActctctttgtttcttgttGCTTTGTGTACTGTTGTCTCTGCCTGTGCCCTTGCTTGGTTGCTGCGCCACAAGAACGAATTAAATTACTTGCCTTATTACAGAAAAAAGGATCTTATGGGGAAAGACTATAACTATTATGGAGTGGGATTGGAGATTTTATTCACATTCCTCATGTCAGTTATTGTGTTCCAGATCATGATCCCTATTTCTCTATACATTTCCATGGAGCTTGTTCGTGTTGGTCAGGCTTACTTCATGATCCGAGATACCGAAATGTATGATGAGGCATCAAATTCAAGATTTCAGTGCAGGTCTTTGAATATAAATGAAGATTTAGGACAAATAAAGTACGTATTCTCGGATAAAACTGGTACACTTACAGAGAACAAGATGGAATTTCAACGTGTAAGCATATGGGGAGTAGATTACAGTGGTGCTAAATCTCAAATTGAGCCAGTTGGATACTCTGTTCAAG TGGAGGGGAAGGTCATAAAGCCAAAGATGAACGTCAAGACTGACCCAGAACTTTTACAATTATCAGAAAGAAGAAATGACACAAAAGAAGGCAGACATGTTTATGATTTCTTCCTTGCATTAGCAGCATGCAATACAATTGTGCCTCTTGTTACAGACACATCTGATCCTACTGTGAAGATGATAGATTACCAAGGGGAGTCTCCTGATGAACAAGCATTGGTGTATGCTGCTGCTGCCTACGGTTTTATGCTTATAGAACGAACCTCTGGCTATATAGTTATCGATATTCAAGGAGAAAGGCAAAG GTTCAATGTTTTGGGTTTGCATGAGTTCGATAGTGACCGGAAGAGGATGTCAGTTATATTGGGCTGCCCTGACAAGAGTGTGAAAGTCTTTGTTAAAGGTGCTGACTCATCCATGTTTGGTGTGATAGATAAATCTTTGAACAAGAACATACTGCATGCAACTGAATCCCATCTTCATGATTACTCCTCACTGGGTTTGAGGACACTTGTTGTTGGGATGCGGCAGCTGAGTGCTTCAGAATTCGAGCAGTGGCACTCTTCCTTTGAGGAAGCAAGCACTGCTGTAATTGGTAGAGCTGCTTTGCTTCGAAAGGTTGCTAGTGCTGTTGAGAACAATCTGTGCATACTGGGTGCTTCTGCTATTGAAGATAAACTGCAACAAGGGGTGCCAGAAGCCATAGAATCTCTCAGAATGGCAGGGATTAAAGTATGGGTTTTGACTGGGGACAAGCAAGAAACTGCCATATCAATTGGGTACTCCTCTAGGCTCCTGACAAGTAAGATGACCcagataataattaataacaattCTAAAGAGTCATGTAGAAAGAGTTTGGAAGATGCCATTGTCATGTCTAAGAAGCTCACGACTGTTGCTGGGGTCACAGACAATACCGGAGGAAGTTCTGAAGCTAGTCCAACTCCAGTGGCCTTGATTATTGATGGTACCAGCCTTGTTTATATTCTTGACAGTGAACTTGAAGAACAG CTCTTTCAACTGGCTAGTAAATGTTCTGTGGTGCTATGTTGTCGAGTGGCTCCATTGCAAAAGGCTGGAATAGTAGCCCTCGTGAAGAACAGGACTGCTGACATGACACTTGCCATTGGGGATG GTGCCAATGATGTTTCAATGATCCAAATGGCTGATGTGGGAATTGGAATCAGTGGCCAAGAGGGTAGGCAAGCTGTAATGGCATCAGATTTTTCGATGGGGCAGTTCAGATTCTTAGTTCCCCTTTTATTGGTCCATGGGCATTGGAATTACCAGCGGATGGGCTACATGATATTATATAACTTTTACAGGAATGCAGTGAtggtttttgtattattttg GTTTGTGCTCTTTACTGCTTTCACCTTGACAACTGCAATTAATGAATGGAGCAGCATGTTGTATTCTATAATCTATACTTCATTGCCTACTATTGTTGTTGGAATTCTTGACAAGGACCTAAGTAGGAAGACTCTTCTAAAGTATCCTCAGCTTTATGGGGCTGGGCAAAGGCATGAGTGCTACAACACAAAGTTGTTTTGGCTAACAATGGTTGACACTATCTGGCAAAGTGTAGCTATCTTCTTTATCCCTCTCTTAGCATACTGGGGTAGTAGCATTGATATATCAAGTCTAGGAGATCTTTGGATACTTGCAGTGGTTATATTGGTTAATCTACACTTGGCCATTGACGTTATCAGGTGGAATTGGACTACTCATGCAGCCATTTGGGGTTCTATAATTGCTACTTTCATTTGTGTCACTGTCATTGATGCTTTACCCTTTCTTATTGGTTACTG GGCAATCTTTGATGTCGCGAAAACTGCAACGTTTTGGTTATGCTTGCTTGCATGCGTCATAGTAGGCCTAATTCCTcgttttgttgtaaaataccTTTATCAATATTATAGTCCTTGTGATGTTCAGATCGCAAGAGAAGCTGAGAAGTTTGGGAATCTGAGGGAGGTTGGAGATGTACAAATAGAAATGAATGCTATCCTGGGTCCTCAACGGAGATGA